The Vidua macroura isolate BioBank_ID:100142 chromosome 4, ASM2450914v1, whole genome shotgun sequence genome window below encodes:
- the LOC128806830 gene encoding uncharacterized protein LOC128806830: protein MSSHQRKRPGGAIDSRPARKRSRLLPSSAGGTSQTEPRDLEESATAAFEPAGGEFLDLTGDSSELEVIAINTVPSQPTSTLMNTSACLRTACREWDSQQSQQQPHLSRASENSAEPLARNDEEEPREDDGAWSAGPASPPMGEGDNSQVQDKDQSQQYPLGSRDTENSVEVRASDSEEEPRDSNEYVTDEESLQSAISDTR, encoded by the exons ATGAGCTCA CATCAGCGAAAGCGCCCTGGAGGAGCAATTGATTCCAGACCAGCTCGGAAACGGAGCAGGCTGCTGCCCTCCAGCGCAGGTGGGACTTCGCAGACGGAGCCAAGAGACCTTGAGGAAAGTGCTACAGCTGCTTTTGAGCCTG CTGGTGGAGAATTCCTAGATCTCACAGGTGACTCTTCAGAGCTTGAAGTCATCGCTATCA ACACAGTTCCCAGTCAGCCCACAAGCACACTCATGAACACATCAGCATGCCTGAGAACAGCTTGCAGAGAGTGG GacagccagcagagccagcagcagccacatctTTCCAGAGCATCAGAGAATTCAGCCGAGCCACTGGCAAGGAATGATGAAGAGGAACCAAGAGAAGATGATGG TGCATGGTCAGCAGGTCCTGCTAGTCCTCCGATGGGGGAAGGTGACAACTCACAGGTGCAGGACAAGGATCAGAGCCAGCAGTACCCACTTGGCTCCAGAGACACAGAGAATTCAGTCGAGGTACGGGCGAGTGACAGTGAAGAGGAACCAAGAGATAGCAACGAATATGTGACTGATGAAGAGTCTCTCCAAAGTGCAATTTCTGATACAAGGTAG